One Nicotiana sylvestris chromosome 12, ASM39365v2, whole genome shotgun sequence genomic window carries:
- the LOC104234614 gene encoding uncharacterized protein isoform X1, with product MRIRKRFPPTSESDPQLNRPVVVQQLKREINPCPETTKNEYLPSDLPNLTISQPSDQPAVSKGKATSWVFFGGNSNQQKMKEKDVEAEDEKLLRENEKSFGSNDNDNNKQSFSTTPQLGSLFPQPSSSPDLADRRWCEGDKVIPFKKRRDSYNHTSNINTIEAKMKSKTNKKCPQENGQEEKEGENGLITEEGFGVNKKSKRGSVILEGSRCSRVNGRGWRCCQQTLVGYSLCEHHLGKGRLRSMTSVRNTTKKKQEEKEENPSSNDNMEDHYYGQDDKKKPLMKKMKKLGVVKARSLSSLLGQTDNLVAAFVVDNIKKE from the exons ATGAGAATCAGGAAGCGTTTTCCTCCTACTTCAGAATCAGATCCCCAACTCAATAGGCCAGTAGTGGTGCAACAACTGAAACGTGAGATAAATCCTTGCCCAGAAACCACAAAGAACGAATATTTACCGTCTGATCTTCCAAATCTAACTATTTCACAGCCGTCTGATCAACCGGCGGTCTCTAAGGGCAAAGCAACGAGTTGGGTTTTCTTTGGTGGCAATAGTAATCAacagaaaatgaaagaaaaa GATGTAGAAGCTGAAGATGAGAAATTATTGAGGGAGAACGAGAAGAGTTTTGGTAGTAATGACAATGATAACAA TAAGCAAAGCTTTTCAACAACTCCACAACTAGGTTCTTTATTTCCACAGCCATCATCTTCACCTGATCTAG CAGATAGGAGATGGTGTGAAGGAGATAAAGTAATTCCATTCAAAAAGAGAAGAGACAGCTACAACCACACAAGCAATATTAACACAATAGAGGCCAAGATGAAGTCAAAGACTAACAAGAAATGCCCACAAGAAAATGGTCAAGAGGAGAAAGAGGGGGAAAATGGACTAATTACTGAAGAGGGTTTTGGTGTAAATAAGAAGAGCAAAAGAGGGAGTGTTATATTAGAGGGATCAAGGTGCAGTCGTGTAAATGGGAGAGGATGGAGGTGTTGTCAACAAACCCTTGTGGGTTATTCATTGTGTGAACATCATTTGGGAAAAGGAAGACTTAGAAGCATGACTAGTGTTCGAAATACAACGAAgaagaaacaagaagaaaaagaggagaatCCTTCGTCAAATGATAATATGGAAGATCATTATTATGGTCAAGATGATAAGAAAAAGCCATtaatgaagaagatgaaaaagcTCGGAGTGGTGAAAGCTAGATCTTTAAGCAGTCTACTTGGTCAAACAGACAATTTAGTTGCAGcatttgtagttgataatattAAGAAAGAGTAG
- the LOC104234614 gene encoding uncharacterized protein isoform X2 codes for MRIRKRFPPTSESDPQLNRPVVVQQLKREINPCPETTKNEYLPSDLPNLTISQPSDQPAVSKGKATSWVFFGGNSNQQKMKEKDVEAEDEKLLRENEKSFGSNDNDNNKQSFSTTPQLGSLFPQPSSSPDLDRRWCEGDKVIPFKKRRDSYNHTSNINTIEAKMKSKTNKKCPQENGQEEKEGENGLITEEGFGVNKKSKRGSVILEGSRCSRVNGRGWRCCQQTLVGYSLCEHHLGKGRLRSMTSVRNTTKKKQEEKEENPSSNDNMEDHYYGQDDKKKPLMKKMKKLGVVKARSLSSLLGQTDNLVAAFVVDNIKKE; via the exons ATGAGAATCAGGAAGCGTTTTCCTCCTACTTCAGAATCAGATCCCCAACTCAATAGGCCAGTAGTGGTGCAACAACTGAAACGTGAGATAAATCCTTGCCCAGAAACCACAAAGAACGAATATTTACCGTCTGATCTTCCAAATCTAACTATTTCACAGCCGTCTGATCAACCGGCGGTCTCTAAGGGCAAAGCAACGAGTTGGGTTTTCTTTGGTGGCAATAGTAATCAacagaaaatgaaagaaaaa GATGTAGAAGCTGAAGATGAGAAATTATTGAGGGAGAACGAGAAGAGTTTTGGTAGTAATGACAATGATAACAA TAAGCAAAGCTTTTCAACAACTCCACAACTAGGTTCTTTATTTCCACAGCCATCATCTTCACCTGATCTAG ATAGGAGATGGTGTGAAGGAGATAAAGTAATTCCATTCAAAAAGAGAAGAGACAGCTACAACCACACAAGCAATATTAACACAATAGAGGCCAAGATGAAGTCAAAGACTAACAAGAAATGCCCACAAGAAAATGGTCAAGAGGAGAAAGAGGGGGAAAATGGACTAATTACTGAAGAGGGTTTTGGTGTAAATAAGAAGAGCAAAAGAGGGAGTGTTATATTAGAGGGATCAAGGTGCAGTCGTGTAAATGGGAGAGGATGGAGGTGTTGTCAACAAACCCTTGTGGGTTATTCATTGTGTGAACATCATTTGGGAAAAGGAAGACTTAGAAGCATGACTAGTGTTCGAAATACAACGAAgaagaaacaagaagaaaaagaggagaatCCTTCGTCAAATGATAATATGGAAGATCATTATTATGGTCAAGATGATAAGAAAAAGCCATtaatgaagaagatgaaaaagcTCGGAGTGGTGAAAGCTAGATCTTTAAGCAGTCTACTTGGTCAAACAGACAATTTAGTTGCAGcatttgtagttgataatattAAGAAAGAGTAG